The Procambarus clarkii isolate CNS0578487 chromosome 46, FALCON_Pclarkii_2.0, whole genome shotgun sequence genome includes a region encoding these proteins:
- the LOC138350511 gene encoding uncharacterized protein, whose amino-acid sequence MTNPNFSSKSSGALIYFSSTPMSRVLVTFLQISGIFVYTWPRSPVPCRPSLSLPLCFWALFFRILMVCATYLYIAKVQSFTTGMNIGTFSNNMTWAATAIAGSLAQFTFLFKNKTFAELYEEFDKLPYREDDGDQPSKMLLLIRITISCSTMIVFLLQRLPEKSHDPYFIGLLCLCLFFMYGQSISLSILLKNKLKFLAKVVHRSTEETVEQVASIRQTMVQVAFIRKTADQVFSTQLSRVKDHDIDHLLLPLVQLEEKIGQVELLKAKTVECFYSSVTLVLGAFIVATITGIFSCFTDFSHNYNMVPNLIAFFFIMINLCYTGQMFTDKINESIWVLRQLSMSTKVETVKASIHRIIGYLQHLGRLDMKGWYSLNVSTLVSLLSFMATYLVILLQVGWQRLDT is encoded by the exons ATGACTAACCCAAACTTTTCCAGCAAATCAAGCGGTGCGTTGATCTACTTCAGTTCGACGCCTATGTCGCGTGTGCTGGTAACTTTCCTTCAGATCAGCGGCATCTTCGTGTACACTTGGCCCCGGAGCCCCGTCCCGTGCCGCCCGAGCCTCAGCCTCCCCCTCTGCTTTTGGGCCCTCTTCTTCAGGATATTGATGGTGTGTGCAACATACCTCTACATTGCTAAAGTGCAATCTTTCACCACAGGAATGAACATTGGAACTTTCTCCAACAACATGACCTGGGCAGCTACGGCCATAGCCGGCTCCCTGGCTCAATTCACCTTTCTCTTCAAGAACAAAACTTTTGCCGAGTTATACGAGGAATTCGACAAGCTGCCTTACAGGGAAGATGATGGAGATCAGCCGAGCAAGATGCTTTTGCTAATCCGAATCACAATATCTTGTTCAACGATGATTGTGTTTTTACTACAGCGGCTGCCAGAGAAGTCCCACGATCCGTATTTCATCGGCCTTTTGTGTCTTTGTTTGTTCTTCATGTACGGGCAGTCTATTTCACTCTCCATCCTCCTTAAGAACAAGCTTAAGTTTCTGGCCAAGGTGGTCCACAGGTCCACAGAGGAAACAGTGGAGCAGGTAGCGTCCATCCGGCAGACAATGGTCCAGGTTGCTTTCATCCGGAAGACAGCTGATCAGGTGTTTTCCACACAGCTGTCGCGTGTGAAGGACCACGACATTGACCATCTCCTGCTTCCCCTAGTGCAACTAGAGGAGAAAATTGGCCAG gTGGAGCTGCTCAAGGCCAAGACAGTAGAGTGCTTCTACAGTTCCGTCACGCTGGTCCTTGGAGCCTTTATCGTGGCCACCATAACCGGTATCTTCAGCTGCTTCACAGACTTCTCCCACAACTACAACATGGTGCCCAACCTGATTGCTTTCTTCTTCATTATGATCAACTTGTGCTACACCGGCCAGATGTTCACTGATAAG ATAAATGAGTCCATCTGGGTACTGAGACAACTCAGCATGAGTACGAAGGTGGAGACAGTCAAGGCCTCG ATACATCGCATCATTGGATATCTTCAGCATCTTGGTCGCTTGGATATGAAGGGCTGGTATAGCCTAAACGTTTCCACTCTTGTCTCT CTGTTGAGTTTCATGGCCACGTACCTGGTGATCCTGCTGCAGGTGGGCTGGCAGAGGCTGGACACGTAg